A window of Chitinophaga sp. MM2321 contains these coding sequences:
- a CDS encoding GreA/GreB family elongation factor codes for MTTENNEQLLMLKEDHDILTQYLKSNSPKLMYDQHLQKEHLEKMSKANVLSNDDFPNTASRLYSTVIIRDTITRTNLEYKLVPPNETDEWNGNISALTPFGLALMGLKKGESFVWQLSKKKKFYSVVEVRNSTFV; via the coding sequence ATGACAACAGAAAATAACGAGCAACTCTTGATGCTGAAGGAAGACCACGACATTTTAACCCAATATCTTAAAAGTAATTCACCGAAATTGATGTATGATCAGCATCTGCAAAAAGAACATCTTGAAAAGATGAGTAAAGCAAATGTGCTGAGCAATGATGATTTCCCGAATACGGCTTCCCGCCTGTATTCTACCGTCATTATACGGGACACCATCACCAGAACAAATCTTGAATATAAACTGGTGCCTCCCAATGAAACCGACGAATGGAATGGCAATATATCTGCACTGACCCCATTTGGATTAGCATTGATGGGCCTGAAAAAAGGAGAAAGCTTTGTATGGCAACTCTCTAAAAAGAAGAAATTTTACTCCGTAGTAGAAGTCAGAAATTCTACTTTCGTATAA
- a CDS encoding helix-turn-helix transcriptional regulator produces MINTHYLSNFVRHSRSNLGLTQVELAERAGVGLRFIRELEQGKTTLRMDKVNQVLSLFGYGLIPGKELDPFDVYEKNFNQNVRISLKNKSIWDGFITGTIKEGGIISAWQFVKKNDIIKYQQTKDVQLITTIPHHEIERIVNI; encoded by the coding sequence ATGATTAACACACATTATTTATCAAATTTCGTTCGACATAGCAGAAGTAACCTGGGTTTAACACAGGTTGAGCTGGCAGAAAGAGCCGGAGTTGGTTTACGTTTCATACGTGAACTGGAACAGGGGAAAACCACATTGAGAATGGATAAGGTAAACCAGGTGCTATCGCTTTTCGGTTATGGACTGATCCCCGGGAAAGAATTAGATCCTTTTGACGTTTATGAAAAAAACTTTAATCAGAATGTGCGTATTTCATTAAAGAATAAATCTATTTGGGATGGGTTTATAACCGGAACAATCAAGGAAGGGGGAATAATATCAGCATGGCAGTTTGTGAAAAAAAATGATATCATCAAATATCAGCAAACAAAAGATGTACAATTAATAACAACCATTCCCCACCACGAAATTGAAAGAATTGTAAACATATAA
- a CDS encoding HipA N-terminal domain-containing protein, with protein MQRAGKVFFKDIIAGIVWQDEDGYGFVYDEQYLQSANPIPVSFTLPLRSEAYRSNTMIPFFDGLIPEGWLLDIAVKNWKLNERDRMGLLLSACRDCIGAVSIQAIESNEIT; from the coding sequence ATGCAAAGGGCCGGAAAGGTATTCTTCAAAGATATAATAGCAGGAATTGTTTGGCAGGACGAAGATGGTTATGGATTTGTCTACGACGAACAGTATCTTCAATCAGCAAACCCGATACCAGTGAGCTTTACACTTCCCCTGCGCAGTGAAGCATACAGAAGTAATACCATGATTCCTTTTTTTGATGGATTGATACCAGAAGGTTGGTTGCTCGACATTGCTGTAAAAAACTGGAAGTTGAACGAACGGGATCGGATGGGTTTATTATTATCTGCTTGTCGTGATTGTATCGGAGCAGTAAGCATTCAGGCTATTGAATCAAATGAAATCACATGA